From one Nothobranchius furzeri strain GRZ-AD chromosome 2, NfurGRZ-RIMD1, whole genome shotgun sequence genomic stretch:
- the LOC139062205 gene encoding uncharacterized protein: MVTHYHKYLLLCCSQTTENKKQNKGHPRCRLHHCVSRSDFPEEALKSEGAVRCSSAPIRPGSGLMENEKDHQTSLRKSPPPPPELQRLQRTSCKLLTEDDKTSCYFIFLQKSDLGKNFGRKMICKFMHKNRVCLGLRNKSAVCMSQPEKHNDQTPQDTSGQPMKSSSLPHGGKAHIMWSELSHLKHGNKNRDVLKFKCTMFKILTRDHRASASFTR; this comes from the exons ATGGTGACACACTACCACAAATATCTGCTGCTCTGCTGCTCTCAGACTAcagaaaataaaaagcaaaacaaagGGCACCCACGCTGCAGGCTGCACCACTGCGTTTCCAGGAGCGACTTCCCAGAGGAGGCTCTGAAGTCAGAGGGAGCTGTAAGGTGTAGCTCCGCCCCGATAAGGCCTGGATCGGGACTGATGGAGAATGAAAAGGACCACCAAACTTCTCTCAGGaaatcccctcctcctcctcctgagctTCAGAGGCTGCAGAGGACATCCTGCAAGCTGCTAACGGAGGATGATAAAACTTCATGCTACTTCATCTTTTTGCAGAAATCTGACCTAGGAAAGAATTTTGGGAGGAAAATGATATGCAAGTTCATGCATAAAAAT CGTGTCTGTCTGGGGCTGAGAAACAAGTCTGCTGTGTGCATGTCTCAGCCTGAAAAACACAACGATCAGACCCCTCAGGACACTTCTGGACAGCCCATGAAGTCCAGTTCTTTGCCTCATGGAGGGAAAGCTCACATCATGTGGTCTGAACTGAGTCATCTGAAACATGGAAACAAAAATAGAGATGTTTTAAAATTTAAATGCACCATGTTTAAGATTCTAACCAGAGATCACCGTGCATCTGCATCATTTACACGTTAA